One genomic segment of Clostridium estertheticum subsp. estertheticum includes these proteins:
- a CDS encoding RNA polymerase sigma factor gives MDDTKLISEIKNGKMHLFDDLVKKYYEKVYYYCYRHVDNKQTAQDLTQEVFMKVIKSIGNYNHYGKFENYLYVIAGNICKDFYKKESHYILKEVEEGSSEEEISNLENKVMINEVLDKLSTEEHEIIILRFYHDLKIRDIAKIMNSGISITKYRLKKAMKLISENMEGGQI, from the coding sequence GTGGACGATACTAAGTTAATATCAGAGATTAAAAACGGGAAAATGCATTTATTTGATGATTTAGTAAAAAAGTATTATGAAAAAGTATACTACTATTGTTATCGGCATGTAGATAATAAGCAGACTGCACAAGATTTAACACAAGAAGTATTCATGAAAGTAATAAAAAGCATTGGAAACTACAATCATTATGGAAAATTTGAAAATTATCTTTATGTAATTGCAGGAAACATATGCAAAGACTTTTACAAGAAAGAATCCCATTATATTTTAAAAGAAGTAGAAGAGGGTTCTTCTGAAGAAGAAATTTCTAATTTAGAAAATAAGGTAATGATTAATGAAGTTTTGGACAAGCTTTCCACGGAGGAACATGAAATAATAATTTTAAGGTTCTATCACGATTTAAAGATTAGAGATATTGCTAAAATTATGAATTCAGGTATTTCTATAACCAAATATAGGTTAAAAAAAGCAATGAAATTAATTAGTGAAAATATGGAAGGAGGACAAATATGA